One Triticum dicoccoides isolate Atlit2015 ecotype Zavitan chromosome 5B, WEW_v2.0, whole genome shotgun sequence genomic window carries:
- the LOC119305882 gene encoding argininosuccinate lyase, chloroplastic-like, with protein MSVFAVKGSLRGPCFSAAGLSSGQNPRSSSFFDHPAPRSSAAPFPSMVWSTGSDPRHGKLKVQATEWMRPNDDYRYDVQPSQRHTDFICQPGPAMHIDLLNRERLRYPMRKERVVADQVKKRSKALQKRARDFADGLLEYICSENENYKYVLIATKENANMLMKEGFISNYARDEILHGLERIKKDIEEGRFQWRNNKDLRTNIMDTLIDIVGGPAKRLDTAISHHVQLLTVLQLWCHDSIDEVISQIKELQTELFLLAIRNGGLVLPSIWRRANWILLGDVVLSQLEQLDMDVSQLVSCKNKMDSTLQTALPSDSTYCFMNSLCKDPRRIHKFAVEFGNLIVGDISRDLSNIGLELSSWMELHLLTPNDKVIESFSLMRKQMLDIDNLTTTWRAYSIYNPVEDSSRRFLAIFRSVSEILKAAKEFAKQSSFDHEKARTFLGPRDNFGASQLAEFHATKSLDGQNKDEGDSAIEKQNFRLHSDDTMRKLLDWPRRLQSEKNN; from the exons ATGTCCGTGTTTGCGGTGAAGGGGTCGCTGCGAGGACCTTGCTTCTCGGCGGCCGGCCTCTCCTCCGGCCAGAACCCTCGAAGCAGCAGCTTCTTCGATCACCCTGCGCCGCGGAGCAGTGCTGCCCCATTCCCGTCCATGGTCTGGAGCACGGGCAGCGACCCAAGGCATGGGAAGCTCAAGGTCCAG GCAACTGAGTGGATGCGGCCAAATGATGATTATCGATATGATGTTCAACCATCACAGAGGCACACAGATTTTATTTGCCAACCTGGTCCAGCCATGCATATCGACCTTCTCAACAGGGAGCGGCTTCGTTATCCAATG AGAAAGGAGCGAGTGGTTGCAGACCAGGTTAAGAAGCGTTCGAAGGCTCTTCAGAAGCGTGCCAGAGATTTTGCAGATGGGCTGTTAGAGTACATTTGCTCAGAGAATGAGAACTACAAATACGTCTTAATTGCCACTAAAGAGAATGCCAATATGCTTATGAAggag GGTTTTATATCTAATTATGCCCGAGATGAAATATTACATGGTCTTGAAAGGATTAAAAAGGACATTGAAGAAGGAAGATTTCAGTGGAGGAATAATAAAGATCTAAGGACTAATATTATGGACACACTTATTGATATAGTTGGAGGGCCAGCCAAGAGGCTGGATACAGCGATAAGTCATCATGTTCAACTGCTAACAGTCCTCCAATTGTGGTGTCATGATTCCATTGATGAAGTTATTTCTCAAATAAAAGAACTCCAG ACTGAGCTTTTTTTGCTAGCAATCAGAAATGGGGGATTGGTCCTCCCTAGCATATGGAGGCGTGCAAACTGGATTCTACTTGGTGATGTGGTATTGTCGCAACTTGAACAG CTTGACATGGATGTCTCTCAGCTTGTTAGTTGTAAAAACAAGATGGACTCTACACTACAAACAGCTCTCCCTTCAGACAGCACCTATTGTTTTATGAACAG TTTATGTAAGGATCCACGTCGCATACACAAGTTTGCTGTGGAATTTGGAAATTTGATTGTCGGGGACATCTCCCGCGATCTTTCAAATATTGGATTGGAGCTGAGTTCATGGATGGAGTTGCACTTGTTGACACCAAATGATAAAGTGATTGAAAGTTTTTCGCTTATGCGAAAGCAAATGCTGGATATAGATAATTTAACAACCACATGGAGAGCTTATTCTATCTACAATCCTGTTGAG GATAGCAGCAGGCGATTTTTGGCAATCTTTAGAAGTGTTTCAGAAATACTTAAAGCAGCCAAAGAATTTGCAAAACAATCATcttttgatcatgaaaaggctcgaaCCTTTCTTGGGCCAAGAGATAATTTTGGTGCTTCACAACTAGCTGAATTCCATGCAACTAAG AGTCTAGACGGTCAGAATAAAGATGAAGGAGATAGTGCTATCGAGAAGCAAAATTTCAGATTACATAGTGATGATACAATGAGGAAATTGCTCGATTGGCCTCGACGCCTTCAGTCAGAGAAAAATAACTAA